The sequence ATGCGCTTTCTACACGTTTTCGACTGCGCACGAATACTCGACATTTCCGCTGACCGAAATGTGTTGCCAtggtcggctctgcgatcgtttgcgattatatggaaatgTCAGCACTTGCGATTGCTTAAGCTTGgtactattaattttattttgctttttaattaaCTTCAAGTTGTTTACCGGAAACAGTGTCATTAGGTTCTTCTGACAAGGATCAGATTTTACTCCAGGAAGGAGTGAAGAATGAAACAAGTAAATGCAGTGATCCGGACAAAGCAGGTGAAGCAAATTTCAGTTTTTAGAGCTTGATGGCCGTTCCGCGAGTTTTCTAGATATATGTTTCTTGAAGTGTGgccttttttttgttcataCAAGTTCTACTCTGGAGCGAAAACTTTACACAAATCGGTGCAATTAGAATTGGGAAAAAGTCAAAAAGGTAGACCAATTAATAAACTTCTGGTCATTTTACCTTTATTTAAGCGTTGTGCTTCACGATACTCCGGGCTTAATTCTTTTCATAGGCGGTTATTTGCGGTTGAACAGAGAGTTTTTGGTTGCCCTAGTAGAATTTGATTAGCCTATGGCGACCTATCTACCGCCAAGTTTGGCCTTATTTGTTACGTTATTTATCAAAAGATCAAAACAGTTCAGTTGGATGTGTTTTCGCTGCTAAACCTTAGGTTACATTTTATCCAGGAGATCCAAGCCACGTCATAAAGTGGATACAACAAATTTACACAAAGCGTGAAGGAGTCATTTTACCAGTTCCTTGGTGTGATAGATTCAGCTTTCAGCTCGAGAACATTTTCACCAGACTTAGGAtagttgcaaaagaaaagacacgcggaaaaacaagaaaagaagtgACGAGCATGACAAGTATCTTTACACCCCACGAAGATTGCCAAGAACCACTGGTTGTGTTGATTGAAGGCGAGCCTGGCATCGGAAAAACGACCTACTGCCAGAAGCTAGCGTATGATTGGGCAACTAGACAAGGTTGCGAATGGGATGAGTCTTTTCCAAGAGTTGAAGTGCTTCTGCTCCTCAGATGTCGTGAAATTGAATCGACCTGTATATGGAAAGcaattgaggatcaagttttacCCGATGGCATTGAACCTAAGGTAAAAGTTACGTTTTTCCAGTTCCTCAAAGAAAACCCTTGCAAGGTGTTGTTGGTGCTCGATGGTTTAGATGAGGCAGACCCAGAAAAGCTGAAACTCTTTCGTAAACTGATTCAAAGAGAGGTGCTCCCTGGTTGTTACATTGTTCTTACATCTCGCCATGAAGATGGGAGTAACATAAGGCCGTACACCGACACTCTCTTGCAGATTATTGGATTCACGAGAACTGATGCGAAATGTTTTTTAAGAAAGTACTTTCAACGATCAGACAATCAACACTTGGCAGGGGCACTCATTGCAAAACTGGGGTTAGAGAATTTATATGAATTAACAAGAAACCCTCTGAACACTCTCCTACTTTGTGTtatctttgaggatcttaaCGGGGCTCTACCAAACAGCAGAACAAAGCTTTACATAGAGATTGTCCTCTTTGTTTTGAGACGTTATGAAAACAAGAACGGATTGTCAAGTAGTGATAAAGACCTTCTTTTGGTTTATAAAGAGGAACTGATGATCCTTGGCAGAATAGCGCTAGACTCACTGCGCAAAGGAGAGCTGTATTTTGAAGACCATCCAGGCGATTTCAAGCAAAGTTTATTACCTAAATTTGGCTTTGTGTCCATCCAGGCTGGAGGGGGCAAGAGAGCACCTTGTCCCCGTTACGCATTTTTTCACAAgagttttcaagaattcttttccgcctttttccttgccttttctatgaTTGATGGTACAATGGACTGCAAGTCAGTTACTAATTTTGAATACGGAGTGTTCACATTTATGGGGGGAATCGTAGCAATGCATTCGAAGGAAATTGCTGAGTCAACTGTTGAAAGCTTTGTATCAGTTGTTAATTTGTCAGGCCCTATATACCGTGACTGTCCGATGCCCCTGAGATTGGCTTTACTCTTTATAGACGAATGCAAGCTTTTTTCAGAAACCATGTACGCAGAATTAGCTCTTTCATTTGGCGAGAGTCTTGATGTCGTGGCCTTGACTTATTCTGATTGGCCCTTTCTGCTCAACTCATCACTTAGTACGCTATGCTTGGCCTTaggagtaaacacctctcttacttccttGGATTTGTATGACGACTTCATCGGTCATAAGGGAACTAATTCCCTATCACAGGCCTTAAGAGAAAACACCTATCTTACTTCTTTGCGTTTGCATCGGAGCTCCATTACTGATGAGGGAGCGAATTCCCTATCtaaggccttaagagtaaatacctctcttacttctttggatttgtctcaCAACCGGATTAAAGACGAGGGAGCTAATTCCCTATcggaggccttaagagtaaacacctctcttacttctttgcgTTTGTATCGGAACTCCATTGCTGATGAGGGAGCGAATTCCCTATCTAAGGCGTTAAGAGTAAATACCTCTCTTACTTCCTTGGATTTGTCTTGTAAccccattggtgatgagggagctaaGTCCCTATTTGaagccttaagagtaaacacatCTCTAACACGGTTGTATTTGGATTCTAACAACATTGGTGATGAGGGGGCTAATTCCCTATCTGAGGTCTTAAGAGTAAACAGCTCTATTGCTTGTTTGGATTTGTGTGGCAACCGGATTAAAGACGAGGGAGCTAattccctatctgaggccttaagagtaaacacctctcttactttgTTAGATTTGTCTCATAACTCCTTTGGTGACAAGGGAGCTAATTCtctatctgaggccttaagagtaaacacctctcttacttctttgcgTTTGGGTTCTAACAACATTGGTGATGAGGGGGCTAATTCCCTATCTGAGGTCTTAAGAGTAAACagctctcttacttctttgaatttgtccaGGAACGTGATTAAAGCCGAGGGAGCTAattccctatctgaggccttaagagtaaacacctctcttacttctttgaatttgtccaaGAACGTGATTAAAGCCGAGGGAGCTAattccctatctgaggcctCAAAAGTAAACACgtctcttacttctttgaatttgtccaaGAACGTGATTAAAGCAGAGGGAGCTAATTCGCTATCTGAGGCCTTAAAAGTTAACACGTCTTTTACTGCTTTGTACTTGTCTGGCAACTTGATTAAAGAAGACGGAGCTCATTCCttatctgaggccttaagagtaaacacctctcttacttctttggatttgtctaaGAACGTGATTAAAGACGAGGGAGCTCATTCCCTATCtcaggccttaagagtaaacacgtctcttacttctttggatttgtctaaGAACGTGATTAAAGACGAGGGAGCTAattccctatctgaggccttaagagtaaacacctctcttacttctttggatttgcatTGGAACTCCATAGGTGTTGAGGGAGCTAattccctatctgaggccttaagagtaaacacctctcttacttctttggatttgcatTGGAACTCCATAGGTGTTGAGGGAGCTAattccctatctgaggccttaaaAGTAAACACCACTCTTACTTCTGTGCGTTATTGAATGGTACTTTCAAGTTAAGACTTTTTTCACTATTGAAAAACTTACTTTGAATAGTTAAGAACTCATTTGGATTTGAAAAGTGGTTGCTTAAAAGCTTTAACCGACTAGGATGTTATGTTAGTTTACACCACTTTAGCTCGATTGCCATcgttttgctaaaaaaaaaaggtgaacgtgttttttgttttgtttttttttttttaatctttgtaGTATCTTTTTCTCCTGA is a genomic window of Acropora muricata isolate sample 2 chromosome 8, ASM3666990v1, whole genome shotgun sequence containing:
- the LOC136925939 gene encoding NLR family CARD domain-containing protein 3-like isoform X2 translates to MDVVVGHGVKLGKQAQVIRNSHKCKWVQVVHTDPEKLGMFKRNENPISKGEEKHSVEVELCQMADLVVGVGPKLTEAFCKYLRWCKKDQNVFEFTPGVFADFASVEQALDERKDRSVLVFGRGDEEDFKLKGFDIAARSVTALPDTHLVFVGAPKGKHSDVTKRLLDSGISERRLTVRGFKDREALKREFCEADLVLMPSRTEGFGLTALEAMSAGLPVIVSKNSGFGEALGRVPFGSSFVIDSEDPSAWTAAIKGTWDKDRRTRLDETKVLRDNYAKRYNWSEQCKNLLDKMVSLLVNRQDAFGRSQISVQEGVERRGTSIEDRTVSLGSSDKDQILLQEGVKNETSKCSDPDKAGDPSHVIKWIQQIYTKREGVILPVPWCDRFSFQLENIFTRLRIVAKEKTRGKTRKEVTSMTSIFTPHEDCQEPLVVLIEGEPGIGKTTYCQKLAYDWATRQGCEWDESFPRVEVLLLLRCREIESTCIWKAIEDQVLPDGIEPKVKVTFFQFLKENPCKVLLVLDGLDEADPEKLKLFRKLIQREVLPGCYIVLTSRHEDGSNIRPYTDTLLQIIGFTRTDAKCFLRKYFQRSDNQHLAGALIAKLGLENLYELTRNPLNTLLLCVIFEDLNGALPNSRTKLYIEIVLFVLRRYENKNGLSSSDKDLLLVYKEELMILGRIALDSLRKGELYFEDHPGDFKQSLLPKFGFVSIQAGGGKRAPCPRYAFFHKSFQEFFSAFFLAFSMIDGTMDCKSVTNFEYGVFTFMGGIVAMHSKEIAESTVESFVSVVNLSGPIYRDCPMPLRLALLFIDECKLFSETMYAELALSFGESLDVVALTYSDWPFLLNSSLSTLCLALGVNTSLTSLDLYDDFIGHKGTNSLSQALRENTYLTSLRLHRSSITDEGANSLSKALRVNTSLTSLDLSHNRIKDEGANSLSEALRVNTSLTSLRLYRNSIADEGANSLSKALRVNTSLTSLDLSCNPIGDEGAKSLFEALRVNTSLTRLYLDSNNIGDEGANSLSEVLRVNSSIACLDLCGNRIKDEGANSLSEALRVNTSLTLLDLSHNSFGDKGANSLSEALRVNTSLTSLRLGSNNIGDEGANSLSEVLRVNSSLTSLNLSRNVIKAEGANSLSEALRVNTSLTSLNLSKNVIKAEGANSLSEASKVNTSLTSLNLSKNVIKAEGANSLSEALKVNTSFTALYLSGNLIKEDGAHSLSEALRVNTSLTSLDLSKNVIKDEGAHSLSQALRVNTSLTSLDLSKNVIKDEGANSLSEALRVNTSLTSLDLHWNSIGVEGANSLSEALRVNTSLTSLDLHWNSIGVEGANSLSEALKVNTTLTSVRY
- the LOC136925939 gene encoding NLR family CARD domain-containing protein 3-like isoform X1; amino-acid sequence: MASCSRQPHEGDRTIKVTILASEWGSSKGGLSTINRELAIQLAKFPDVEVIFFLPKCSQESKKEAQSHGISIVEAERRPGYEELDWLSFPPEHLEMDVVVGHGVKLGKQAQVIRNSHKCKWVQVVHTDPEKLGMFKRNENPISKGEEKHSVEVELCQMADLVVGVGPKLTEAFCKYLRWCKKDQNVFEFTPGVFADFASVEQALDERKDRSVLVFGRGDEEDFKLKGFDIAARSVTALPDTHLVFVGAPKGKHSDVTKRLLDSGISERRLTVRGFKDREALKREFCEADLVLMPSRTEGFGLTALEAMSAGLPVIVSKNSGFGEALGRVPFGSSFVIDSEDPSAWTAAIKGTWDKDRRTRLDETKVLRDNYAKRYNWSEQCKNLLDKMVSLLVNRQDAFGRSQISVQEGVERRGTSIEDRTVSLGSSDKDQILLQEGVKNETSKCSDPDKAGDPSHVIKWIQQIYTKREGVILPVPWCDRFSFQLENIFTRLRIVAKEKTRGKTRKEVTSMTSIFTPHEDCQEPLVVLIEGEPGIGKTTYCQKLAYDWATRQGCEWDESFPRVEVLLLLRCREIESTCIWKAIEDQVLPDGIEPKVKVTFFQFLKENPCKVLLVLDGLDEADPEKLKLFRKLIQREVLPGCYIVLTSRHEDGSNIRPYTDTLLQIIGFTRTDAKCFLRKYFQRSDNQHLAGALIAKLGLENLYELTRNPLNTLLLCVIFEDLNGALPNSRTKLYIEIVLFVLRRYENKNGLSSSDKDLLLVYKEELMILGRIALDSLRKGELYFEDHPGDFKQSLLPKFGFVSIQAGGGKRAPCPRYAFFHKSFQEFFSAFFLAFSMIDGTMDCKSVTNFEYGVFTFMGGIVAMHSKEIAESTVESFVSVVNLSGPIYRDCPMPLRLALLFIDECKLFSETMYAELALSFGESLDVVALTYSDWPFLLNSSLSTLCLALGVNTSLTSLDLYDDFIGHKGTNSLSQALRENTYLTSLRLHRSSITDEGANSLSKALRVNTSLTSLDLSHNRIKDEGANSLSEALRVNTSLTSLRLYRNSIADEGANSLSKALRVNTSLTSLDLSCNPIGDEGAKSLFEALRVNTSLTRLYLDSNNIGDEGANSLSEVLRVNSSIACLDLCGNRIKDEGANSLSEALRVNTSLTLLDLSHNSFGDKGANSLSEALRVNTSLTSLRLGSNNIGDEGANSLSEVLRVNSSLTSLNLSRNVIKAEGANSLSEALRVNTSLTSLNLSKNVIKAEGANSLSEASKVNTSLTSLNLSKNVIKAEGANSLSEALKVNTSFTALYLSGNLIKEDGAHSLSEALRVNTSLTSLDLSKNVIKDEGAHSLSQALRVNTSLTSLDLSKNVIKDEGANSLSEALRVNTSLTSLDLHWNSIGVEGANSLSEALRVNTSLTSLDLHWNSIGVEGANSLSEALKVNTTLTSVRY